From Miscanthus floridulus cultivar M001 chromosome 15, ASM1932011v1, whole genome shotgun sequence, the proteins below share one genomic window:
- the LOC136506569 gene encoding homeobox-leucine zipper protein HOX33-like, translating to MNKLLMEENDRLQKQVSRLVFDNGYMKNRLHSPSVATTDTSCESVVTSGQHNQQQNPAVLHPPQRDANNPAGLLAIAEETLAEFMSKATGTAVNWVQMVGMKPGPDSVGIIAVSHNCSGVAARACGLVSLEPTKVAEILKDRASWYRDCRHVDILHVIPTGNGGTIELIYMQTYALTTLAEPRDFWMLRYTSGLDDGSLVICERSLTQSTGGPSGPNTPNFIRAEVLPSGYLIRPCDGGGSMIYIVDHVDLNASSVPEVLRPLYECPKVLAQKMTAAALRHIRQIAHESSGEMPYCVGRQPAVLRTFSQRLSRGFNDAVSGFPDDGWSPLLSSDGAEDITITINSSPNKLIGSQVSPSPFFSAMGGGIMCAKASMLLQNVPPAILVRFLREHRSEWADPGVDAYSAASLRANSYAVPGLRAGGFMGNQVILPLARTLEHEECLEVIRLEGHGFSHEDVLMSRDMFLLQLCSGVDENAPGACAQLVFAPIDESFADDAPLLPSGFRVIPLDAKTDVPSATRTLDLASALEVGSGGLRALSDGSGTCTMRSVLTIAFQFSFENHLRESVAAMSRQYVRGVMASVQRVAMAIAPSRLGSHIQLKHPPGSPEALALATWIGRSYRVHTGTEIRWSVTEGADSPLMPFWKHSDAILCCSLKPAFTLKFANSAGFDILETTVVNIQDLPLEAVLDDDGQKALFAQLPKIMQQGLAYLPGGVCRSSMGRQASYEQAVAWKVVGDDGAPQCLALMLVNWTFI from the exons ATGAATAAGCTGTTGATGGAGGAGAATGACCGGCTGCAGAAGCAGGTGTCCCGTCTCGTCTTTGACAACGGGTATATGAAGAATCGACTCCACAGT CCTTCTGTAGCCACCACCGACACAAGCTGTGAGTCTGTGGTGACAAGTGGTCAGCACAACCAACAGCAAAACCCGGCAGTTCTGCATCCTCCTCAAAGGGATGCGAACAACCCAGCAGG TCTACTCGCTATTGCTGAGGAGACATTGGCAGAGTTCATGTCCAAGGCGACTGGAACTGCTGTCAACTGGGTGCAAATGGTTGGGATGAAG CCTGGTCCGGATTCCGTTGGAATCATCGCTGTTTCGCACAACTGCAGTGGCGTAGCAGCACGAGCTTGTGGCCTTGTGAGCCTTGAGCCCACAAAG GTTGCTGAGATCCTTAAGGATCGCGCATCGTGGTATCGCGATTGTCGGCATGTTGATATCCTCCATGTTATCCCTACGGGTAACGGTGGAACGATCGAGCTGATCTATATGCAG ACTTATGCCCTGACAACTCTGGCGGAACCGCGCGACTTTTGGATGCTCCGATACACTAGTGGTCTTGATGATGGCAGTCTTGTG ATCTGCGAAAGGTCATTGACTCAGTCCACTGGAGGTCCTTCTGGACCTAACACTCCAAATTTTATCAGAGCTGAGGTGCTTCCTAGTGGTTATCTGATTCGACCTTGTGATGGGGGAGGTTCCATGATTTACATTGTGGATCATGTTGATCTGAAT GCTTCTAGTGTGCCCGAGGTTCTTCGACCACTCTATGAATGTCCTAAAGTACTGGCACAGAAGATGACTGCTGCG GCATTGCGACACATTAGGCAAATTGCACATGAATCAAGTGGTGAAATGCCGTATTGTGTTGGTCGACAGCCGGCTGTTCTCAGAACTTTCAGTCAAAGGCTCAGCAG AGGCTTCAATGATGCTGTGAGTGGCTTTCCAGACGATGGCTGGTCTCCTTTGTTGAGCAGTGATGGTGCTGAGGATATTACAATTACAATCAACTCATCTCCAAACAAACTTATTGGATCTCAAGTCAGCCCTTCCCCATTCTTTTCTGCTATGGGGGGTGGCATCATGTGCGCAAAAGCATCAATGCTACTGCAG AATGTGCCACCTGCTATACTTGTGCGATTTTTGAGGGAGCATCGCTCTGAATGGGCTGATCCTGGTGTTGATGCTTATTCTGCTGCCTCTTTGAGGGCCAACTCTTATGCTGTTCCTGGTTTAAGGGCTGGTGGGTTTATGGGCAATCAGGTTATACTACCCCTTGCACGCACCTTGGAGCATGAAGAG TGCTTGGAGGTTATTAGGCTTGAAGGACATGGCTTTAGCCATGAGGATGTTCTTATGTCTCGGGATATGTTTCTTCTGCAG TTGTGCAGTGGCGTTGATGAGAATGCACCTGGTGCATGTGCACAGCTTGTCTTTGCTCCTATTGATGAATCTTTTGCTGACGATGCACCTTTGCTACCCTCAGGCTTCCGTGTGATACCGCTTGACGCTAAGACG GATGTGCCATCTGCCACACGTACACTCGACCTTGCTTCTGCACTGGAGGTTGGATCAGGTGGTCTGCGTGCTTTAAGCGATGGTTCAGGCACGTGCACCATGAGATCGGTCCTGACCATCGCCTTCCAGTTCTCGTTCGAGAATCACCTTCGTGAAAGCGTGGCAGCAATGTCCAGGCAGTATGTCAGGGGTGTGATGGCGTCTGTGCAGAGGGTGGCCATGGCGATTGCTCCATCTCGCCTTGGCTCGCATATCCAACTGAAGCATCCACCGGGCTCTCCCGAGGCACTTGCACTAGCTACATGGATTGGCAGGAGCTATAG GGTGCACACTGGAACGGAGATCCGCTGGTCGGTCACCGAAGGCGCGGACTCTCCCCTGATGCCTTTCTGGAAGCACAGCGACGCAATACTCTGCTGCTCTCTGAAG CCGGCTTTCACGCTCAAGTTTGCCAACAGCGCCGGCTTCGACATCCTGGAGACTACGGTGGTGAACATCCAGGACCTGCCACTGGAGGCGGTCCTTGACGACGACGGCCAGAAGGCCCTGTTCGCGCAGCTCCCCAAGATCATGCAGCAG GGCCTGGCATACCTTCCTGGTGGCGTGTGCAGGTCGAGCATGGGGCGGCAGGCATCGTACGAGCAGGCGGTGGCGTGGAAGGTGGTGGGCGATGACGGCGCCCCGCAGTGCCTGGCGCTCATGCTCGTCAACTGGACCTTCATCTGA